A segment of the Pseudomonas serboccidentalis genome:
ACTTTATGTGCGGATTAGCTGGCGAGTTACGTTTTGATCATCAACCTGCAGACCTTGCAGCCATTGAGCGAATCACCCACCACCTGGCCCCTCGCGGCCCCGACGCGTGGGGCTTCCATGCCCAAGGGCCGATTGCCCTGGGCCATCGTCGCCTGAAAATCATGGACCTGTCGGACGGCTCGGCGCAGCCGATGATCGACAGCCAACTGGGTTTGTCCCTGGCCTTCAACGGCGCAATCTACAACTTTCCGCAATTGCGCGCCGAACTCGAAGCGCTCGGTTATGCCTTCTATTCCGGTGGCGACACCGAAGTGCTGCTCAAGGGTTACCACGCCTGGGGCGAAGCACTGCTGCCAAAACTCAACGGCATGTTTGCCTTCGCCATCTGGGAACGTGACGCCCAGCGCCTGTTCATCGCTCGCGACCGTCTCGGCGTGAAGCCTTTGTACCTGTCACGCACCGGCCAGCGTTTGCGCTTTGCCTCGGCCCTGCCGGCGTTGCTCAAGGGTGGCGACATCAACCCGATCCTCGACCCAGTGGCGCTCAATCACTATCTGAATTTCCACGCCGTGGTGCCCGCTCCACGCACCTTGCTCGCGGGCATCGAAAAGCTGCCGCCAGCGTCCTGGATGCGTGTTGAAGCCGATGGCAGCACCGAGCAGAAAACCTGGTGGACCCTGCCCTACGGCCCACACGACGACGAGAAAAACCTGACCCTTGAAGACTGGCGTGACCGCGTGCTCGACAGCACCCGCGAAGCCGTGGCGATCCGTCAACGCGCGGCGGTGGATGTTGGCGTGCTGCTCTCGGGCGGCGTCGATTCGAGCATGCTGGTCGGGCTGTTGCGTGAAGTCGGCGTGGAAAACCTGTCGACCTTTTCCATCGGTTTCCAGGACGCTGGTGGCGAGCGCGGTGACGAGTTCCAGTATTCGGACTTGATCGCCAAGCACTACGGCACTCAGCACCACCAATTGCGCATCGACGAAAAAGAAATCATCGAACAACTGCCCGCTGCGTTCCGTGCGATGAGCGAACCGATGGTCAGCCACGATTGCATCGCCTTCTATCTGTTGTCCCGCGAAGTGGCCAAGCACTGCAAGGTGGTGCAAAGCGGCCAGGGTGCCGACGAGCTGTTTGCCGGGTATCACTGGTATCCGCAGGTCGACGGTGCGGCGGATCCGTACGCGGCCTATCGCGCGGCGTTCTTCGACCGCAGTTACGACGACTACGCCGCCACCGTGCAGCCAAAATGGCTGACCGCGAATGACGCGGCCGGCGACTTCGTGAAGGCACATTTCGCCCAACCCGGCGCCGATGCTGCGGTCGATAAAGCCCTGCGTCTGGACAGTACGGTGATGCTGGTGGACGACCCGGTCAAACGCGTCGACAACATGACCATGGCCTGGGGCCTGGAAGCACGCACGCCGTTTCTCGACTATCGCCTGGTGGAACTCTCGGCGCGGATTCCCGGCCAGTTCAAGCTGCCCGATGGCGGCAAACAGGTACTCAAAGAAGCTGCACGCCTGGTGATTCCAAGCGAAGTGATCGACCGCAAGAAAGGCTACTTCCCGGTACCGGGTCTCAAGCATTTGCAGGGCGACACCCTGAACTGGGTACGTGAACTGCTGCTGGATCCGAGCCAGGATCGCGGCCTGTTCAACCCGGCCATGCTCGACAAACTGCTGACCGATCCGCAAGGCCAATTGACCCCACTGCGCGGCTCGAAACTGTGGCAACTGGCGGCCCTGAACCTGTGGCTCAGTGAACAAGGAATCTGATCGATGAAACCTCACGCCACGGCTATCAGCCAACGCCTGTTGCGCGGTCAGACACCCTCATATGAGCGCTTGCAGGCACGTCTGGCCGAAGACGGCAGCGAACTCGGCGGCGATCCCATCGCCGTGCATTGCGGTTGGGGCCGGCTACTGATCGGCCACACCTTTCCTGACCCGGCGACGCTGGCGCAGGAACTGCTCAACGAGCAGCCGGGCGAGCGCGACATCGCCCTGTACGTCGCCGCGCCGCAGCAAATTCTGGGTCTGGAACCGACTCAGCTGTTTCTCGACCCATCCGATACCTTGCGTCTGTGGTTCAGCGATTACCGCCAGGCTACGCGAGTATTTCGCGGTTTCCGGATTCGCCGGGCGCAAAGCGAAGCGGACTGGCAGGCGATCAATCAGCTGTATCTGGCGCGCGGCATGCTGCCGATCGATGCCACGCGGCTGACCCCGCACCATCAGGGCGGCCCGGTGTACTGGCTGGCCGAAGATGAAGACAGCGGCGCGGTGATCGGCAGCGTCATGGGTCTGAATCATCACAAGGCGTTCAACGACCCGGAAAACGGCAGCAGCCTGTGGTGCCTGGCGGTCGATCCGCAGTGTTCGCGCCCCGGTGTCGGCGAAGTGCTGGTGCGGCATTTGATCGAGCATTTCATGAGTCGCGGCCTGAGTTATCTGGACCTGTCGGTGCTGCACGACAACCGACAGGCGAAGAACCTCTACGCCAAGCTCGGTTTCCGCAACCTCTCGACCTTCGCCATCAAACGCAAGAACGGCATCAATCAGCCGCTGTTTCTCGGCCCGGGACCGGAGGCGCAGTTCAATCCGTATGCGCGGATCATCGTCGAAGAAGCGCATCGGCGTGGCATCGATGTGCAAGTGGATGACGCCGATGCCGGGCTGTTCACCCTCAGCCATGGCGGGCGCCGGGTGCGTTGCCGCGAATCGCTGAGCGACCTGACCAGCGCCATCAGCATGAGCCTGTGCCAGGACAAAAGCCTGACCCACAAGGTGTTGAAAGGCGCCGGCCTGAACCTGCCCTCACAGCAACTGGCAGGCAATGCCGACGACAACCTGGCGTTTCTCGACGAGCATCAGCGGGTGGTGGTCAAGCCGCTCGACGGTGAACAGGGCCAGGGCGTGGCGGTGGATCTGCAGAGCATCGAAGAGGTGCAGCAAGCCATCGACTCCGCCAAGCGTTTTGACAGCCGGGTGCTGCTCGAAAGCTTCCACGAAGGGCTGGACCTGCGGATTCTGGTGATCGGTTTTGAAGTGGTGGCGGCGGCGATTCGTCGTCCGGCAGAAGTGGTCGGTGACGGGCATCACTCGATTGGCGCCTTGATCGAGGCCCAGAGCCGGCGCCGGCAAGCTGCCACCGGCGGCGAGAGCAAGATCCCGCTGGATCACGAAACCCAGCGCACCCTGCACGCGGCCGGTTATGACTACAGCAGCATCCTGCCGGCCGGCAAGCATCTGTTCGTGCGCCGTACTGCCAATCTGCACACCGGCGGCACCCTGGAGGATGTCACCGCGATCCTGCATCCGACCCTGATCGATGCCGCTGTACGCGCGGCGCGAGCGCTGGACATTCCGATGGTCGGCCTTGATCTGATGGTGCCGGCGGCGGATCAACCGGAGTACGTGTTTATCGAAGCCAACGAACGTGCGGGCCTGGCCAATCATGAGCCGCAGCCGACGGCGGAGCGGTTTGTCGATTTGTTGTTTCCGCACAGTCAGCCTGCAGTCTGAAATTGATGTGCTGAACGTACCGCAGCCATCGCGAGCAGGCTCATTCCTACATTTAATCGCGTTCCCCTGTAGGAGTGAGCCTGCTCGCGATGCGGCCCTCAAAGGCACCACAAATCTTCCTCATCGAAACCATCGATGCGCCTCAACTCATCAGGAGTTTCCATGACCACACATATCCCCGAACCGGATCTGAACTACCTGCAAAAAGTCCTGCTGGAAATGCTCGCCATTCCCAGTCCCACCGGGTTCACCGACACCATCGTGCGCTACGTCGCCGAGCGTCTGGAAGAACTCGGCATTCCCTTTGAAATGACCCGTCGCGGCACGATTCGCGCCACCCTCAAGGGCAAGAAGAACAGCCCTGACCGCGCCGTCTCCGCACACCTCGACACCATCGGCGCGGCCGTGCGCGCAGTGAAAGACAACGGGCGTCTGACCCTGGCCCCGGTCGGCTGCTGGTCGAGCCGGTTTGCCGAAGGCAGCCGCGTCAGCCTGTTCACCGACAACGGCGTGATTCGCGGCAGCGTGTTGCCGCTGATGGCGTCCGGGCACGCGTTCAACACCGCCGTGGACGAAATGCCGATCAGTTGGGATCACGTCGAACTGCGCCTGGACGCCTACTGCGCCACCAAGGCCGACTGCGACTCACTGGGTATCAGCGTCGGCGACGTGGTGGCATTCGACCCGCTGCCGGAGTTCACTGACAGCGGCCATATCAGCGCCCGTCACCTGGATGACAAGGCCGGTGTCGCGGCGTTGCTCGCTTCGCTCAAAGCCATCGTCGACAGCGGTCAGGAGTTGATGATCGACTGTCACCCGCTATTCACCATCACCGAAGAAACCGGCAGCGGTGCGGCGGCGGCCTTGCCGTGGGATGTCAGCGAATTCGTCGGCATCGACATCGCACCGGTCGCGCCGGGCCAGCATTCCAGCGAGCACGCGGTGAGCGTGGCGATGCAGGATTCCGGCGGGCCATACGACTATCACCTGTCGCGCCATCTGCTGCGCCTGGCCAGCGAAAACGAACTGCCGGTGCGCCGTGACCTGTTTCGCTATTACTTCAGCGACGCGCATTCGGCGGTCACCGCCGGGCACGATATCCGTACTGCCCTGCTCGCCTTCGGCTGCGATGCCACGCATGGTTACGAACGCACGCACATCGACAGCCTGGCAGCGCTCAGTCGTTTGCTCGGGGCGTACATCCTGAGTCCACCAGTGTTCGCCAGCGATGCCGCGCCGGCCAATGCATCGCTCGATCGCTTCAGTCATCAGATCGAACATGAGACGCAAATGGAGAGCGATACCCGGGTGCCGTCGGTAGACAGTCTGGTGGGGCAACGTTCCGACAGTTAATTCTTTGTTCTGAACTATGGCTATCGCGAGCAGGCTCACTCCTACAGTTGGAATGCATTTCCCTGTAGGAGTGAGCCTGCTCGCGATGAGGCCGGTACCCACCACACAAAACTGGCAGGCAAACCGCAATCGCCGTAGCATCCCGACATTGATTTAGCCGAGGTGCCCATGCTGATTCCCTACGATGCTCTTGAAGTCGACACCCTCACCCGCCTGATCGAGGATTTCGTCACCCGCGATGGCACCGACAACGGTGATGACACACCGCTGGAAACCCGCGTGTTGCGTGTGCGCCAGGCGCTGACCAAAGGCCAGGCACTGATCGTGTTCGACCCGGAAAGCGAGCAATGCCAGCTGATGCTCAAACACGATGTGCCCAAGCATCTGTTCGACTAGCGGACCTTTTCGGTGGCCTGTTTGCGCTGAATCCGCGCGTAGACTTCAGAGCGGTGCACATTGACCTTCTGCGGTGCCTCGACACCAAAGCGCACACTGGAACCGTTGACTGACAAAACGCGCACGGAAATGTCGTCACCGATGGAAATCAACTCGCCCACAACACGGCTGAGTACAAGCATGGAGTTCGTCCTTCAGGGTTAGCCAGCCCTGAAGATGCGCGGTGAACGCCCGCTCGACAATGCGCGGCGAGCAATTCAGTCTTGCCCTACACCCGCAATCGCTGCGCCCGTCAGACGTTTCCTGCAAATCGCTAAACAGCCTCGTCTCAAGCAGCGGAAAAGCGTGGCCCGAACAGAATCACACTGGCCCCGATCACGCACAGCGCCACGCCGATCCAGTCCGAACCCAACGGGCGCACACGCTCGACCACCGCCAGCCAACCGATCGACGCCACGATATAGATCCCGCCATACGCGGCATAGGCGCGACCGGCGTAAGCCGCTTCGACACGGGTCAGCAACAGGGCGAACAGGGTCAGGCTGAGCAGCGCCGGGATCACCCACAGGGCACTTTTGCCTTGGCGCAACCACATGAAAAAAGCGAAACAACCGGCGATTTCAAACAGCGCCGCCAGAAAGAACCACAGGTAAT
Coding sequences within it:
- a CDS encoding N-acetylglutaminylglutamine amidotransferase, yielding MCGLAGELRFDHQPADLAAIERITHHLAPRGPDAWGFHAQGPIALGHRRLKIMDLSDGSAQPMIDSQLGLSLAFNGAIYNFPQLRAELEALGYAFYSGGDTEVLLKGYHAWGEALLPKLNGMFAFAIWERDAQRLFIARDRLGVKPLYLSRTGQRLRFASALPALLKGGDINPILDPVALNHYLNFHAVVPAPRTLLAGIEKLPPASWMRVEADGSTEQKTWWTLPYGPHDDEKNLTLEDWRDRVLDSTREAVAIRQRAAVDVGVLLSGGVDSSMLVGLLREVGVENLSTFSIGFQDAGGERGDEFQYSDLIAKHYGTQHHQLRIDEKEIIEQLPAAFRAMSEPMVSHDCIAFYLLSREVAKHCKVVQSGQGADELFAGYHWYPQVDGAADPYAAYRAAFFDRSYDDYAATVQPKWLTANDAAGDFVKAHFAQPGADAAVDKALRLDSTVMLVDDPVKRVDNMTMAWGLEARTPFLDYRLVELSARIPGQFKLPDGGKQVLKEAARLVIPSEVIDRKKGYFPVPGLKHLQGDTLNWVRELLLDPSQDRGLFNPAMLDKLLTDPQGQLTPLRGSKLWQLAALNLWLSEQGI
- the ngg gene encoding N-acetylglutaminylglutamine synthetase — translated: MKPHATAISQRLLRGQTPSYERLQARLAEDGSELGGDPIAVHCGWGRLLIGHTFPDPATLAQELLNEQPGERDIALYVAAPQQILGLEPTQLFLDPSDTLRLWFSDYRQATRVFRGFRIRRAQSEADWQAINQLYLARGMLPIDATRLTPHHQGGPVYWLAEDEDSGAVIGSVMGLNHHKAFNDPENGSSLWCLAVDPQCSRPGVGEVLVRHLIEHFMSRGLSYLDLSVLHDNRQAKNLYAKLGFRNLSTFAIKRKNGINQPLFLGPGPEAQFNPYARIIVEEAHRRGIDVQVDDADAGLFTLSHGGRRVRCRESLSDLTSAISMSLCQDKSLTHKVLKGAGLNLPSQQLAGNADDNLAFLDEHQRVVVKPLDGEQGQGVAVDLQSIEEVQQAIDSAKRFDSRVLLESFHEGLDLRILVIGFEVVAAAIRRPAEVVGDGHHSIGALIEAQSRRRQAATGGESKIPLDHETQRTLHAAGYDYSSILPAGKHLFVRRTANLHTGGTLEDVTAILHPTLIDAAVRAARALDIPMVGLDLMVPAADQPEYVFIEANERAGLANHEPQPTAERFVDLLFPHSQPAV
- a CDS encoding osmoprotectant NAGGN system M42 family peptidase, coding for MTTHIPEPDLNYLQKVLLEMLAIPSPTGFTDTIVRYVAERLEELGIPFEMTRRGTIRATLKGKKNSPDRAVSAHLDTIGAAVRAVKDNGRLTLAPVGCWSSRFAEGSRVSLFTDNGVIRGSVLPLMASGHAFNTAVDEMPISWDHVELRLDAYCATKADCDSLGISVGDVVAFDPLPEFTDSGHISARHLDDKAGVAALLASLKAIVDSGQELMIDCHPLFTITEETGSGAAAALPWDVSEFVGIDIAPVAPGQHSSEHAVSVAMQDSGGPYDYHLSRHLLRLASENELPVRRDLFRYYFSDAHSAVTAGHDIRTALLAFGCDATHGYERTHIDSLAALSRLLGAYILSPPVFASDAAPANASLDRFSHQIEHETQMESDTRVPSVDSLVGQRSDS
- a CDS encoding YheU family protein; the protein is MLIPYDALEVDTLTRLIEDFVTRDGTDNGDDTPLETRVLRVRQALTKGQALIVFDPESEQCQLMLKHDVPKHLFD
- the csrA gene encoding carbon storage regulator CsrA, which translates into the protein MLVLSRVVGELISIGDDISVRVLSVNGSSVRFGVEAPQKVNVHRSEVYARIQRKQATEKVR
- a CDS encoding YnfA family protein, with protein sequence MLNYLWFFLAALFEIAGCFAFFMWLRQGKSALWVIPALLSLTLFALLLTRVEAAYAGRAYAAYGGIYIVASIGWLAVVERVRPLGSDWIGVALCVIGASVILFGPRFSAA